A single Anaeromyxobacter diazotrophicus DNA region contains:
- a CDS encoding amino acid ABC transporter ATP-binding protein — MDVVTVEHLSKSYGDLQVLSDISFSVREGEVLAIIGPSGSGKSTLLRAVTHLEPATGGSIAVCGTRILDGGVYADPATLRAALLKLGLVFQDFNLFPHFSVLRNITEAQVRVLRRGKDEARAVALALLDKMGLADKAAAYPCELSGGQKQRVSIARALALDPKVLLFDEPTSALDPELTGEILKVMRTLAAEKRTMVVVTHEMGFAREVADRAMLMDAGVIVEEGPARELIDNPRNERTRAFLKRFSRGGSS; from the coding sequence ATGGACGTCGTCACCGTCGAGCACCTCTCGAAGTCGTACGGCGACCTCCAGGTCCTGTCGGACATCTCCTTCTCGGTGCGCGAGGGGGAGGTGCTGGCGATCATCGGGCCGTCCGGCTCGGGGAAGTCCACCCTGCTGCGCGCCGTCACCCACCTCGAGCCTGCCACCGGCGGGAGCATCGCCGTCTGCGGGACCCGCATCCTCGACGGCGGCGTCTACGCGGACCCGGCCACCCTGCGCGCCGCGCTCCTGAAGCTCGGGCTGGTGTTCCAGGACTTCAACCTGTTCCCCCACTTCTCGGTGCTGCGCAACATCACCGAGGCGCAGGTGCGGGTGCTGCGGCGCGGGAAGGACGAGGCGCGGGCGGTCGCGCTGGCGCTGCTCGACAAGATGGGGCTCGCCGACAAGGCGGCCGCCTACCCCTGCGAGCTCTCCGGCGGCCAGAAGCAGCGCGTCTCCATCGCCCGGGCGCTCGCGCTCGACCCGAAGGTCCTGCTCTTCGACGAGCCGACCAGCGCGCTCGATCCCGAGCTGACAGGCGAGATCCTCAAGGTCATGCGCACCCTGGCCGCCGAGAAGAGGACGATGGTGGTGGTCACCCACGAGATGGGCTTCGCCCGCGAGGTCGCCGATCGCGCCATGCTCATGGACGCGGGCGTCATCGTGGAGGAGGGACCGGCCCGGGAGCTCATCGACAACCCCAGGAACGAGCGCACCCGGGCGTTCCTGAAGCGCTTCTCCCGGGGCGGCTCCAGCTAG
- a CDS encoding DUF2845 domain-containing protein, with product MGNRVLRAAPRRLAPNRSRAVRWVISAALALGSAAASADSIDCAGGIVSAGDSRLDLLAKCGPPALQEAEPILVTASGDLSLLLEWWTYNFGPQRFIHVVKLRGGKVLAIERGGYGYELPEPPRGAPRDAAAIPRARCASDALRLGDRTFDVLAKCGEPVFRDLRRRETVIEVWTYDFGPSSFVRYVELEGGRLVRIRTGSYGYSR from the coding sequence ATGGGGAACCGTGTGCTGCGCGCCGCCCCGCGACGGCTCGCGCCGAACCGGAGCAGGGCCGTCCGCTGGGTGATCTCCGCCGCCCTGGCCCTCGGGAGCGCCGCGGCGTCGGCGGACTCGATCGACTGCGCCGGCGGCATCGTGTCGGCCGGAGACTCGCGGCTCGACCTCCTCGCCAAGTGCGGACCGCCGGCGCTGCAGGAGGCGGAGCCCATCCTCGTCACCGCGAGCGGGGATCTCAGCTTGCTGCTCGAGTGGTGGACGTACAACTTCGGCCCGCAGCGCTTCATCCACGTGGTGAAGCTGAGGGGAGGGAAGGTCCTCGCCATCGAGCGGGGAGGCTACGGCTACGAGCTCCCGGAACCGCCGAGGGGGGCGCCGAGGGACGCCGCCGCGATCCCCCGGGCGCGCTGTGCCTCCGACGCGCTGCGGCTCGGCGACCGGACCTTCGACGTGCTGGCGAAGTGCGGCGAACCGGTCTTCCGCGACCTGCGCCGGCGGGAGACCGTGATCGAGGTGTGGACGTACGACTTCGGCCCGAGCAGCTTCGTGCGCTACGTGGAGCTCGAGGGCGGGCGTCTGGTCCGGATCCGGACCGGGAGCTACGGGTACTCGAGGTGA
- the pgaB gene encoding poly-beta-1,6-N-acetyl-D-glucosamine N-deacetylase PgaB, with protein sequence MTMRLLPLCALLALLASPARAAADEAAELTVLSYHEVADAAQARVPSYAVTPTNFVRQMDWLRNHGYRFVAVDDVLAARAGKRPLPPKAVLVTFDDGYQSVYEHAWPVLKLFRIPAVMNVVAGWLEEKEKVHFDGRDLPRRDFMSWAALREMAESGLVEIGSHSFDLHRGLQGNPQGNVEPAGTVRRYDPATRRYEDEAAYRKRIQSDLERGSALIRRHTGRAPRVIAWPYGRYNTITREVAQRLGMPIGLTLEDGANVRDTPLWGLRRILVESGMRLWDLEREIATREQNLSDNDRPQKTMHVDLDYLYDPDPAQQDRNLGHLLDRIEKMGVNTVYLQAFSDPDGNGSANAVYFPCRRVPMRADLFNRVAWQIRTRTAVRRLYAWMPALAWELPASDPAAGDRVTAVAGDRTDRVNMGYLRLSPFSARARQAVREIYEDLARSARFDGLLFHDDLTLSDYEDASPAALAAYRAWGLPGSVEEIRKSDDLLGRWTILKINALDDFALELAAIVRAEHPALKTARNLYAQVALNPKAEVWYSQSLDNSVARYDFTAVMAMPYMEKARDHAAFFHDLVRAADDRGALRKVVFELQAVDWREDNRLIPTEELADRIRDLYRLGATHVGYYPDALFRDHPVPGVMKAAFDAAPNAVQAR encoded by the coding sequence ATGACCATGCGACTCCTGCCGCTCTGCGCCCTCCTCGCGCTCCTCGCCTCGCCCGCGCGCGCCGCGGCCGACGAGGCCGCCGAGCTCACCGTGCTCAGCTACCACGAGGTCGCGGACGCCGCCCAGGCGCGGGTGCCGTCGTACGCGGTGACGCCGACCAACTTCGTCCGGCAGATGGACTGGCTGCGCAACCACGGCTACCGCTTCGTGGCGGTGGACGACGTGCTCGCCGCCCGCGCCGGGAAGCGGCCGCTGCCCCCCAAGGCGGTGCTCGTCACCTTCGACGACGGCTACCAGTCGGTCTACGAGCACGCGTGGCCGGTGCTGAAGCTGTTCCGCATCCCCGCGGTGATGAACGTCGTGGCGGGCTGGCTGGAGGAGAAGGAGAAGGTCCACTTCGACGGCCGCGACCTGCCGCGGCGGGACTTCATGTCCTGGGCCGCGCTCCGCGAGATGGCCGAGAGCGGGCTGGTCGAGATCGGCAGCCACTCCTTCGACCTGCACCGCGGGCTCCAGGGGAACCCGCAGGGGAACGTGGAGCCGGCCGGCACCGTCCGCCGCTACGACCCGGCGACGAGGCGCTACGAGGACGAGGCGGCCTACCGCAAGCGCATCCAGTCCGACCTCGAGCGCGGCAGCGCCCTCATCCGCCGCCACACCGGGCGGGCGCCGCGCGTCATCGCCTGGCCGTACGGGCGCTACAACACCATCACCCGCGAGGTCGCCCAGCGGCTCGGCATGCCCATCGGCCTCACCCTCGAGGACGGCGCCAACGTGCGCGACACGCCGCTGTGGGGGCTGCGGCGCATCCTGGTCGAGAGCGGCATGCGGCTGTGGGACCTCGAGCGCGAGATCGCGACCCGCGAGCAGAACCTCTCGGACAACGACCGCCCGCAGAAGACGATGCACGTCGATCTCGACTACCTGTACGACCCGGATCCCGCCCAGCAGGACCGGAACCTCGGCCACCTGCTCGACCGCATCGAGAAGATGGGCGTGAACACCGTCTACCTGCAGGCGTTCTCCGATCCGGACGGCAACGGCTCCGCCAACGCCGTCTACTTCCCCTGCCGCCGCGTCCCCATGCGCGCCGACCTCTTCAACCGGGTGGCCTGGCAGATCCGGACCCGCACCGCGGTGCGGCGGCTGTACGCCTGGATGCCGGCCCTCGCCTGGGAGCTGCCCGCGAGCGATCCCGCCGCCGGGGATCGGGTGACGGCGGTCGCCGGCGACCGCACCGACCGCGTGAACATGGGGTACCTGCGGCTCTCGCCCTTCTCGGCCCGCGCCCGCCAGGCCGTGCGCGAGATCTACGAGGACCTGGCGCGGTCGGCGCGGTTCGACGGGCTCCTCTTCCACGACGACCTGACGCTCTCGGACTACGAGGACGCCAGCCCGGCCGCCCTCGCCGCCTACCGCGCCTGGGGGCTGCCCGGCTCGGTGGAGGAGATCCGCAAGAGCGACGACCTCCTCGGCCGGTGGACCATCCTCAAGATCAACGCGCTCGACGACTTCGCCCTGGAGCTGGCCGCGATCGTCCGGGCGGAGCACCCCGCGCTCAAGACCGCGCGGAACCTCTACGCGCAGGTGGCCCTCAACCCCAAGGCGGAGGTCTGGTACTCGCAGTCCCTCGACAACTCCGTCGCGCGCTACGACTTCACCGCCGTCATGGCCATGCCGTACATGGAGAAGGCTCGCGACCACGCGGCCTTCTTCCACGACCTGGTCCGGGCGGCGGACGACCGCGGCGCCCTGCGCAAGGTGGTGTTCGAGCTGCAGGCGGTGGACTGGCGGGAGGACAACCGGCTCATCCCGACCGAGGAGCTGGCCGACCGCATCCGCGACCTCTACCGCCTCGGCGCGACGCACGTCGGCTACTATCCCGACGCGCTGTTCCGCGACCACCCGGTGCCCGGCGTCATGAAGGCCGCGTTCGACGCCGCGCCCAACGCCGTCCAGGCGCGCTGA
- the pgaC gene encoding poly-beta-1,6-N-acetyl-D-glucosamine synthase, protein MTAVETLWNGLVAFVFYYPLFMSFLWMTGAALFWWRFERHEAPWDRPVPLRGAPPVSVLIPCFNEADNAEETLGHALAIDHPEFEVVAIDDGSTDGTPAILDRLAARHPRLRVVHLAENQGKAMALQAGALLARHEILVCIDGDALLDRHAAHWLVRHFVECPEVAAVTGNPRIRNRSTLLGRVQVGEFSSLVGIIKRAQRFFGRIFTVSGVITAFRKSAVHGVGYWSADVLTEDIDITWKLHRAGWDVRFEPNALTWILMPETLRGLWKQRLRWAMGGAQVLLKNLDALIRPGQRFLWPLLLEMCASLTWAYAMLLLAVMWLLGLALPAGLMPDVGSPLSPQGCGVLLGATCLLQFAFSAWLDGRHDRGLARNLFWMIWFPVAFWAISCAATVAAYPKVIARGRGARARWVSPDRGIRPD, encoded by the coding sequence GTGACCGCCGTCGAGACGCTGTGGAACGGCCTCGTGGCGTTCGTCTTCTATTACCCGCTCTTCATGTCGTTCCTGTGGATGACGGGCGCCGCGCTGTTCTGGTGGCGCTTCGAGCGCCACGAGGCCCCCTGGGATCGGCCGGTGCCGCTGCGCGGCGCGCCGCCGGTGAGCGTCCTCATCCCATGCTTCAACGAGGCCGACAACGCCGAGGAGACCCTCGGGCACGCGCTCGCGATCGACCACCCCGAGTTCGAGGTGGTGGCCATCGACGACGGCAGCACCGACGGCACCCCCGCCATCCTGGACCGCCTGGCGGCGCGCCACCCGCGGCTGCGCGTGGTGCACCTGGCGGAGAACCAGGGCAAGGCGATGGCGCTGCAGGCGGGCGCCCTCCTGGCGCGCCACGAGATCCTCGTCTGCATCGACGGCGACGCGCTCCTCGACCGGCACGCCGCGCACTGGCTCGTGCGCCACTTCGTGGAGTGCCCCGAGGTCGCGGCGGTGACCGGCAACCCGCGCATCCGCAACCGCTCGACCCTGCTCGGGCGCGTGCAGGTGGGGGAGTTCTCGTCCCTGGTCGGCATCATCAAGCGGGCGCAGCGCTTCTTCGGCCGGATCTTCACCGTCAGCGGGGTCATCACTGCCTTCCGGAAGTCCGCCGTGCACGGGGTCGGCTACTGGAGCGCCGACGTGCTCACCGAGGACATCGACATCACCTGGAAGCTGCACCGCGCGGGCTGGGACGTCCGGTTCGAGCCGAACGCGCTCACCTGGATCCTCATGCCCGAGACGCTGCGCGGGCTGTGGAAGCAGCGGCTCCGGTGGGCGATGGGCGGCGCGCAGGTCCTGCTCAAGAACCTGGACGCGCTGATCCGGCCGGGGCAGCGCTTCCTGTGGCCGCTCCTGCTCGAGATGTGCGCCAGCCTCACCTGGGCCTACGCCATGCTACTCCTGGCGGTGATGTGGCTGCTCGGGTTGGCGCTGCCCGCCGGCCTCATGCCGGACGTCGGCTCGCCGCTCAGCCCCCAGGGCTGCGGCGTGCTCCTGGGCGCCACCTGCCTCCTGCAGTTCGCCTTCAGCGCGTGGCTCGACGGCCGCCACGACCGCGGGCTCGCGCGGAACCTGTTCTGGATGATCTGGTTTCCCGTGGCGTTCTGGGCGATCAGCTGCGCCGCGACGGTGGCGGCCTACCCGAAGGTCATCGCCCGCGGCCGGGGAGCGCGGGCGAGGTGGGTCAGTCCGGACCGCGGCATCCGGCCCGACTGA
- the pgaD gene encoding poly-beta-1,6-N-acetyl-D-glucosamine biosynthesis protein PgaD, translating to MSCSLIIDARRQLRWHERLLSDASTAILWSGWLWLCLPLLRAYASLAQLGPRLSPALPDLLALGSEDVLGQSVVALIGASGTLMAWNRLPARRARAAPALSPREQAQYFELPEQELRAGREAAVVVVHHDAQGRIVRLEQRALCAHAEDRAA from the coding sequence ATGAGCTGCTCACTCATCATCGACGCACGCCGCCAGCTCCGGTGGCACGAGCGCCTGCTCTCGGACGCCTCCACGGCGATCCTCTGGAGCGGCTGGCTGTGGCTGTGCCTGCCGCTGCTCCGCGCCTACGCCTCGCTCGCCCAGCTCGGTCCCCGCCTCAGCCCGGCGCTCCCGGACCTCCTCGCGCTCGGCTCGGAGGACGTCCTCGGGCAGTCGGTGGTGGCGCTCATCGGCGCCTCGGGCACCCTCATGGCGTGGAACCGCCTCCCGGCGCGGCGCGCGCGCGCGGCGCCGGCGCTGTCGCCTCGCGAGCAGGCGCAGTACTTCGAGCTGCCCGAGCAGGAGCTCCGGGCCGGGCGCGAGGCCGCGGTGGTGGTGGTGCACCACGACGCGCAGGGCCGCATCGTCCGGCTGGAGCAGCGCGCGCTCTGCGCGCACGCCGAGGATCGGGCGGCGTAG
- a CDS encoding sigma-54 interaction domain-containing protein, whose amino-acid sequence MPLPDCCQEPFGAGPERCSACSHQVTSEGLRTCTRFAAQSPAMQAVLRRARAIAQSSAPVVLLGETGTGKEVFARALHHGGARAARPFVPVNCGAIPGELLESELLGHVRGAFSGAVADKAGLFEAAAGGTLLLDEVGDLPLSLQVKLLRVLQDGEVRRVGSNHSLALDVRVIAATHKDLGALVERGLFREDLYYRLKVLTLRLPPLRERLADILPLARHFLALERTPPRRLTPAAEELLLEYRWPGNLRELSNAMRCASAVAEGAALEPEHLPEELLRAPTRLAPAAPLRTLAQVEREHVLAVLAACGGVQAEAARILGIGRNTLWRKLREYGEAVALSS is encoded by the coding sequence ATGCCACTGCCTGACTGCTGCCAGGAGCCTTTCGGCGCGGGACCCGAGCGCTGCAGCGCCTGCAGCCACCAGGTGACGAGCGAGGGGCTCCGCACCTGCACGCGGTTCGCGGCCCAGAGCCCCGCCATGCAGGCCGTGCTGCGCCGGGCGCGAGCCATCGCGCAGTCGAGCGCCCCGGTGGTGCTCCTGGGCGAGACCGGGACGGGCAAGGAGGTGTTCGCCCGCGCCCTGCACCACGGCGGCGCGCGCGCCGCGCGGCCGTTCGTCCCGGTGAACTGCGGCGCCATCCCGGGGGAGCTGCTCGAGAGCGAGCTCCTCGGGCACGTGCGCGGCGCCTTCAGCGGCGCGGTCGCGGACAAGGCGGGCCTCTTCGAGGCGGCCGCGGGTGGGACGCTGCTGCTCGACGAGGTCGGCGACCTCCCGCTCTCACTCCAGGTCAAGCTCCTGCGCGTGCTGCAGGACGGCGAGGTGCGCCGCGTCGGCTCGAACCACTCGCTCGCGCTCGACGTCCGCGTCATCGCCGCCACGCACAAGGACCTGGGCGCGCTGGTGGAGCGGGGGCTGTTCCGCGAGGACCTCTACTACCGGCTCAAGGTGCTCACGCTGCGGCTGCCCCCGCTCCGCGAGCGCCTGGCGGACATCCTGCCCCTGGCCCGCCACTTCCTCGCCCTGGAGCGCACGCCGCCACGCCGGCTCACGCCGGCCGCGGAGGAGCTCTTGCTCGAGTACCGCTGGCCCGGGAACCTCCGCGAGCTGTCGAACGCCATGCGGTGCGCCTCCGCGGTCGCGGAGGGCGCCGCCCTCGAGCCGGAGCACCTCCCCGAGGAGCTCCTCCGCGCGCCCACCCGTCTGGCCCCGGCCGCCCCGCTCCGCACGCTCGCGCAGGTCGAGCGGGAGCACGTGCTCGCGGTGCTGGCCGCGTGCGGCGGGGTGCAGGCGGAGGCGGCCCGGATCCTCGGCATCGGCCGGAACACCCTCTGGCGCAAGCTGCGGGAGTACGGCGAGGCCGTCGCCCTGAGCTCGTGA
- a CDS encoding multicopper oxidase domain-containing protein — protein sequence MRTTHPRTFLALAVALSAASAHAQSFRVQCPATTDLHPNGSSVDPAHPGLIKCQHVGGGDGYATMADGHQIYLFAFSPLSGLKDIQAGLPGTQTADVFNGGYVGPNYSSMGASGPNAAPAPNNGAITEPAGIMDLGVLAGNAPAPLMAIDEDDELFLTLSNPGMIMRPDLFEQHTVHFHGYPNASAFFDGVPDASVAINIAGSFTYYYTAPDAGTYFWHCHITPPEHLQMGMVGQLYVRPRQNRLTSSDDLGAALQAANRRAAVDPLASGRSCSDILCTGQTPLPSGAAPTGATGITGGGRYAYNDGDGSTRYDVEYPIQLMGFDPNFHYVGMTFNPEAFADMKDKYFLLSGRGYPDTVNAGPISTLSSDGVARPSQPLPSLITIAKSAGQTRALLRLSMLSVTEHVTLGTVGIPMKVIAQNARLLRDLAGGDTTFLTNSITLGGGESADVILDVSDPRYTPGQTFFLYSTNLDHLSNDAENFGGMMTEIRIN from the coding sequence ATGCGCACCACGCACCCCCGCACGTTCCTGGCGCTCGCCGTCGCCCTCTCCGCCGCCTCCGCCCACGCCCAGTCGTTCCGCGTGCAGTGCCCGGCCACGACCGACCTGCACCCCAACGGCAGCAGCGTCGACCCCGCGCACCCGGGCCTCATCAAGTGCCAGCACGTCGGCGGCGGCGACGGGTACGCCACGATGGCCGACGGCCACCAGATCTACCTCTTCGCCTTCAGCCCGCTCTCCGGCCTGAAGGACATCCAGGCCGGCCTTCCCGGCACGCAGACCGCGGACGTGTTCAACGGCGGGTACGTGGGGCCGAACTACTCCTCGATGGGCGCCAGCGGCCCCAACGCCGCGCCTGCCCCCAACAACGGGGCCATCACCGAGCCGGCCGGCATCATGGACCTGGGCGTGCTCGCCGGGAACGCGCCGGCGCCGCTCATGGCGATCGACGAGGACGACGAGCTCTTCCTCACGCTCAGCAACCCCGGCATGATCATGCGGCCGGATCTCTTCGAGCAGCACACCGTCCACTTCCACGGCTACCCCAACGCCTCCGCCTTCTTCGACGGCGTGCCCGACGCCTCGGTGGCGATCAACATCGCCGGGAGCTTCACCTACTACTACACGGCCCCCGACGCGGGGACGTACTTCTGGCACTGCCACATCACCCCGCCCGAGCACCTGCAGATGGGCATGGTGGGCCAGCTCTACGTGCGCCCGCGCCAGAACCGCCTGACCTCCTCGGACGACCTGGGCGCGGCGCTGCAGGCCGCGAACCGGCGGGCGGCGGTGGACCCGCTCGCCAGCGGGCGCTCGTGCAGCGACATCCTCTGCACCGGCCAGACCCCACTGCCGAGCGGCGCCGCGCCCACCGGCGCGACCGGCATCACCGGCGGCGGCCGCTACGCCTACAACGACGGCGACGGCTCCACCCGCTACGACGTCGAGTACCCGATCCAGCTCATGGGGTTCGACCCCAACTTCCACTACGTCGGCATGACCTTCAACCCGGAGGCCTTCGCCGACATGAAGGACAAGTACTTCCTCCTGAGCGGCCGCGGCTATCCGGACACCGTCAACGCCGGGCCCATCTCCACCCTCTCCTCCGACGGCGTCGCGCGCCCCTCCCAGCCGCTGCCCAGCCTCATCACCATCGCCAAGTCCGCGGGCCAGACGCGGGCGCTGCTGCGCCTGTCGATGCTCAGCGTGACCGAGCACGTGACCCTCGGGACGGTGGGGATCCCGATGAAGGTCATCGCGCAGAACGCCCGCCTGCTGCGCGACCTGGCCGGGGGCGACACCACCTTCCTGACCAACTCCATCACCCTCGGCGGCGGCGAGTCGGCCGACGTCATCCTCGACGTGAGCGACCCGCGGTACACGCCGGGTCAGACCTTCTTCCTCTACAGCACCAACCTCGACCACCTGTCGAACGACGCCGAGAACTTCGGCGGGATGATGACCGAGATCCGGATCAACTAG
- a CDS encoding multicopper oxidase family protein → MTPSSTKQSRGSALVLLASLALAGLVPAHGARAAVPGITGPSFNLVASADFISQPDGASIYSWGYGCDPASAPSFAPFPGNCPEMQLPGPTLIVTEGQVVTVTLRNNLPPAAGNTSILFPGFQVTTQGTGVAGRFTQEAASGGGSVTYTFTATTPGTHAYYSGTQADLQVEMGLFGALVVLPAAPPAGCARRPFSLAASAYDHPSTCYDREYMFQLSELDSRIHDRALAQVQACAAAPCPPIVAVTEPYRPNYFLLNGRSMPDDMDTPYAPGYVHQPYNANPHMHPGEKVLMRIIGQGRWQHPFHFHGNHARVLARDGNLLLSAVDGSSLAGPLLFTTPTVSGQTQDQIFTWTGKGLNWDVYNHRAGDGSRCTPDASGYHAVATDPNYGEWCADHLKPIPANPPDPNIVAIGQWYGGTPYLGLQTTGGFTSTNEPPGTLNQNPQAGYAYMWHSHNEREITTNDVFPGGIMSMLLIDPPAWFIDETL, encoded by the coding sequence ATGACGCCCTCCTCGACGAAGCAGAGCCGCGGCTCCGCCCTGGTGCTCCTCGCCTCGCTCGCGCTGGCCGGCCTGGTGCCGGCGCACGGCGCGCGGGCGGCGGTCCCGGGCATCACCGGCCCGTCGTTCAACCTGGTCGCGAGCGCCGACTTCATCAGCCAGCCCGACGGCGCGTCGATCTACTCCTGGGGCTACGGCTGCGATCCGGCCAGCGCGCCCTCCTTCGCGCCGTTCCCGGGCAACTGCCCCGAGATGCAGCTGCCGGGGCCGACCCTGATCGTCACCGAGGGCCAGGTGGTGACGGTCACGCTGCGGAACAACCTGCCCCCCGCCGCGGGCAACACCTCGATCCTGTTCCCGGGCTTCCAGGTGACCACGCAGGGCACCGGCGTGGCCGGGCGCTTCACCCAGGAGGCCGCCAGCGGCGGCGGCTCGGTCACCTACACCTTCACGGCGACCACCCCCGGCACGCACGCCTACTACAGCGGCACGCAGGCCGACCTGCAGGTGGAGATGGGGCTCTTCGGCGCGCTGGTGGTGCTGCCGGCGGCGCCGCCCGCGGGCTGCGCCCGGCGCCCGTTCTCGCTGGCGGCCTCGGCCTACGACCACCCCTCGACCTGCTACGACCGCGAGTACATGTTCCAGCTCAGCGAGCTCGACTCGCGCATCCACGACCGGGCGCTGGCGCAGGTGCAGGCCTGCGCGGCGGCCCCCTGTCCTCCCATCGTCGCCGTCACCGAGCCCTACCGGCCCAACTACTTCCTCCTCAACGGGCGCTCGATGCCCGACGACATGGACACCCCCTACGCGCCCGGGTACGTCCACCAGCCGTACAACGCCAACCCGCACATGCACCCCGGCGAGAAGGTCCTCATGCGGATCATCGGCCAGGGGCGCTGGCAGCATCCGTTCCACTTCCACGGCAACCACGCGCGCGTGCTGGCGCGCGACGGCAACCTGCTCCTGAGCGCGGTCGACGGGAGCTCGCTGGCCGGCCCGCTGCTGTTCACGACCCCCACCGTCTCCGGCCAGACGCAGGACCAGATCTTCACCTGGACCGGCAAGGGCCTGAACTGGGACGTGTACAACCACCGCGCCGGCGACGGCAGCCGGTGCACCCCGGACGCGAGCGGCTACCACGCCGTCGCCACCGACCCGAACTACGGCGAGTGGTGCGCCGACCACCTGAAGCCGATCCCGGCCAACCCGCCCGACCCCAACATCGTCGCCATCGGGCAGTGGTACGGCGGCACCCCTTACCTCGGCCTGCAGACCACCGGCGGCTTCACGAGCACCAACGAGCCGCCCGGCACGCTCAACCAGAACCCGCAGGCCGGCTACGCGTACATGTGGCACTCGCACAACGAGCGCGAGATCACGACCAACGACGTGTTCCCCGGCGGGATCATGTCGATGCTGCTGATCGATCCCCCGGCGTGGTTCATCGACGAGACGCTCTGA